The Akkermansia sp. N21116 genome includes a region encoding these proteins:
- a CDS encoding PTS sugar transporter subunit IIA, giving the protein MNSFQLLKITQLSDAEQPLPAFRELFTSLETDLAPETLEDLKEAVLIREEASSTYLDQGLAVPHGRIDSLDQVVIAVGLNENGIQWPDAGRKAHLIIMLGVPDSMITGYLVMMQKILRWHKQSKLIDASGNITDPGLLEKELRDVLG; this is encoded by the coding sequence GTGAATTCTTTTCAGCTGTTGAAAATTACGCAACTATCCGATGCGGAACAACCCTTGCCGGCTTTCCGGGAATTGTTTACTTCGCTGGAAACGGATTTGGCCCCGGAAACTTTGGAAGATTTGAAGGAAGCCGTCCTGATCCGGGAAGAGGCATCATCAACATATCTGGATCAAGGACTGGCAGTCCCTCATGGACGCATTGATTCTCTGGACCAGGTCGTCATTGCCGTCGGTCTGAACGAAAACGGAATCCAATGGCCCGATGCCGGACGCAAAGCTCACCTAATCATCATGCTAGGTGTTCCGGATTCTATGATTACCGGCTATTTAGTGATGATGCAGAAAATCCTCCGCTGGCACAAACAGAGCAAATTGATTGATGCCTCCGGCAATATTACGGATCCCGGATTGCTGGAAAAAGAACTCAGAGACGTTCTCGGATAA
- a CDS encoding chloride channel protein, with translation MNDRLHGEGGKLKSLSWLRFGLKLREILHIGDKQVILIWAFCVGVIGALTALVFEHAVGIVQDTLTGQHGKTQIQAFSSIPDWLRILVPTIGGLLAGLTLLFTHRFVPAKATEYMEAVALGDGYVPAKPSLLRSLSAVFTIGSGASIGKEGPLIQTAAVAASVIGRRFHLSAPRLRLIVACAAASGMSAAFHTPLAGGLFVGEIVLGTLTLDMLAPLLIASCAGYLTLSYFTDPTPIYQVMGNISLGNDGARIAISCLILGIVASLCANGWLWLLKTSRRFLNGSRYWLPVRLALAGTLVGLVAIWFPEIVGNGANMIRGLVNLQFTSEHALYLLLLKVGVVAIVFGVGTVGGALTPSLTIGAIVGFLFSTCMVQLGFPGDYAIAYSLVGMAAFFTTAANAPITSLLLVIEFTLAGQLMFPLLIGVVVSYSVARLLKVESMYHDSLAAGPRSIFNKSLQDVYVKDIARKLPPTVLPNDNFGTVATILLKNPAQTIFVASEKGKYMGAIVTSDIQEFARNKELAEAILAVDVSRNNLPTLKPNMKLPEALEIFSKKDQTESLAVVDPETKKMSGVANKADLFMVLTEIMRREKLQS, from the coding sequence ATGAATGACCGGCTACATGGCGAGGGAGGAAAGCTCAAGTCTCTGTCATGGCTCAGATTCGGTCTGAAACTCCGGGAAATCCTCCATATCGGAGACAAGCAGGTCATTCTTATATGGGCATTCTGCGTTGGAGTCATCGGAGCCTTGACTGCTCTTGTTTTCGAACACGCTGTCGGTATCGTTCAAGATACCTTGACAGGGCAGCACGGCAAGACTCAAATTCAGGCATTTTCGTCCATCCCGGACTGGCTTCGTATCCTCGTCCCGACAATAGGCGGTCTCCTGGCCGGCCTGACCTTGTTGTTTACTCACCGTTTTGTTCCTGCCAAAGCCACGGAATACATGGAAGCCGTAGCTCTGGGAGATGGTTATGTTCCGGCCAAACCCAGTTTGCTAAGAAGTCTTTCCGCAGTATTTACCATAGGCTCCGGAGCATCTATCGGTAAGGAAGGTCCGTTGATCCAGACGGCGGCCGTAGCTGCATCCGTCATTGGAAGACGGTTTCATCTATCTGCACCGCGATTGAGGCTCATTGTAGCCTGTGCAGCCGCGTCGGGCATGTCGGCTGCATTTCACACACCTCTGGCAGGGGGGCTTTTTGTCGGAGAAATCGTTCTGGGAACGCTGACTCTCGACATGCTGGCGCCTCTTCTGATTGCCAGTTGCGCCGGATATTTGACACTCAGCTACTTTACGGATCCCACCCCGATCTATCAAGTCATGGGTAACATTTCTTTGGGAAACGATGGAGCTCGGATAGCAATCAGCTGCCTCATCCTGGGTATCGTCGCCTCTCTATGTGCCAATGGGTGGCTCTGGCTCCTTAAAACATCCCGACGTTTTTTAAACGGTTCCCGCTACTGGCTACCCGTCCGCCTCGCTCTCGCCGGGACATTGGTGGGGCTGGTCGCCATCTGGTTTCCGGAAATTGTCGGTAACGGAGCCAACATGATCAGAGGATTGGTCAATCTGCAATTTACGTCGGAACATGCCCTCTACTTGTTGCTGTTGAAAGTAGGAGTAGTTGCCATTGTATTCGGGGTCGGCACCGTAGGGGGGGCTTTGACCCCCAGTCTGACCATTGGCGCCATCGTCGGTTTCCTCTTCAGCACCTGCATGGTTCAGCTGGGATTCCCCGGAGATTATGCCATTGCATACTCATTGGTCGGCATGGCGGCTTTCTTTACAACAGCAGCCAATGCTCCCATTACCTCTCTTTTACTTGTCATTGAGTTTACATTGGCAGGGCAGCTCATGTTCCCGTTGCTCATAGGAGTTGTCGTCTCCTACAGTGTTGCCCGCCTCCTGAAAGTGGAATCCATGTATCATGATTCCTTGGCGGCGGGACCGAGAAGTATCTTTAATAAATCTCTACAAGACGTTTATGTCAAGGATATTGCAAGGAAATTACCACCAACTGTTCTACCGAATGATAATTTTGGAACCGTTGCAACCATTCTCTTGAAAAATCCGGCACAAACCATTTTTGTTGCATCGGAAAAAGGGAAGTATATGGGAGCTATCGTAACATCCGATATCCAAGAGTTTGCCAGAAACAAGGAATTAGCCGAAGCTATCCTGGCTGTAGACGTCTCAAGGAACAATCTACCAACGCTTAAACCCAACATGAAACTGCCGGAGGCTCTTGAAATATTCTCTAAAAAAGATCAAACAGAGTCACTGGCTGTCGTTGATCCGGAAACGAAGAAGATGTCCGGTGTTGCCAACAAGGCCGATTTGTTCATGGTCTTGACTGAAATCATGCGGAGAGAAAAACTCCAAAGTTAA